The DNA sequence ATTTCCCAGGCACTGTTTTTGCTTGGCATTCCGACAAATTTCAAAAGGGGCCTTGATCTACTGTACTGAAAAGAGTTTAATAAcactttttattttcctttcacaaagacaaaaggaggaaaaataaaaatctctgtGTCGTTGCATTGATAGAAACTGATGGTGAAACAGCTTGGTTGGTACTCTCGTCTTCTTGTAAGTTATGTATCTAAGGCCTCCTGTTTTTCAGTTTTCTTCTCACCTTCAGTTGAGACGGTAGACTTTTTACATGCCATTGGCTTAATGTATATCTGAAGAGGTgtcatgtattttctttttttcttaaattttgaattaaaaaaagaataagtctGAAGGCCTGTGTTGAGTGTCACTTATTACATTTCTGCTATGTAATCTGTTTTAGGATTATGTTTGTGGAGAATGTTTTCTTCAGTGTTTTTCTACCTGTTTTCTGTCCACGTATCTGGAGGTTGTGAGTTCAGGGCAGTCCAGCTGGCGTAACAGAGCCTGTGTGATGGTCTGGAGTTGTAGTACCAGTTTCTCTGGGCTTGCCAGGCTGCCTGAGGCTCCCACATGGATCAGCGTAGCCTTTCCCTGCCCATGGTACAGCGAAGGGTAGTGTACAAATCACACAGGTACCTGCAGGTTgttaatttggtttagtatacTGTTTGCTCCAGTGTGATGCATTTGGCTCCTGGAGCTATGCCCAAATGGATAACAACCTGCccatcaaaaaagaaaagaaaatgacaatCACTTTTTTGTATCAAAAGTAACAAGAAACCTTTAGTTCTAAGACATGTCATCTCAAAATATAAACAAAGCATCTAGTAATCTCTCCTCTGTTACGAAGTCTGGACTGTGTTACCTTTGGAGTCATCGTCCTGCCATTATATCATCAAGGACTTTGCATAACTGACAGGAATCTCCTTAATAATCCATGACCTGCCATCTTCAAACACTGCTTGAATAACAAAGTGTGACCATAATAGGTTTATCTGACTGATGAGACGTTATGATTTTTACGTATATGGGTTAATACCATGTTCAtcagtttaaaatattatttgtattcttaaaggaacagttcaccttaaattatcattttgttaAAACGTAATCTACAAAAAAAGGACAAATGCACAATTAAAGGAGTTAAAAGTGGTgaattttgttttcttcacttaaGAAGTTAGAAAATACGTGATTCGAATGGGTTGATTACTTCTTTAATTTAGCCATATTCCCCAAACACACTTCACTTCATAATTCAGTAAGTggaatttattttaaaggggtctaGACATTGACCAACACCTAATGAAAAATGCATGGCTTCGTTTTGCTATACATGCTGTAGCTGTCTCCCAACTTGGATTCACAACATATTGTCGAAAAGGACCAAAGCCtagtaagaataaataaataaatacataaacgtcGTGTGACATAAAGAAAAATAGTTTACGATTCAGGCAACACTTTCGTTATATTTACACAGCGAATCCACCTATATGTTTTAACTACAATTCCGCGACTGTCCAACCTCAACGGTTTACCACTTCGCAATTCATACAACTGTAATATATCTTAAATGTCTTGTGTATGGCTGTTACAAAAAATGACACTTTGCGCAACTGAGGATGTACAAACGGGAGTGCATTGTCCATTTTTCTCCACATGGGAGAGCCATCTCATATCCCACCATAGAGCTAAAGACGCACTCCTTCAAACATCTCACCGGACGGGACGGAGATTGTATAACCTACTACGGCTAAGGAGTgagttatgaatattaattacagcGTGCTGACGCAAGCTTTTCAAGGCGTTCAGTCACATAACCTACTTAATATTCAACTGTCTCGCGCATATTTGTTTCAGCAAATCACTGGGCGGGTTTCGCGTtgcgtaattaatattcataagctaAACCGTCACCGTAGTAGGACCGCAGTGACAGTCTATGAGTAGGACTCGCTAACTGGACGTGGGATCAGCTGAAATCCTCCGCACTTGCTCGACTCTGCCTCCGCCCTGCGCTTCGACAACAGATGACAACAAAAGACCTGAAAGCTTAACACATTTAAGCGTCAACGCAACGCAACGCAATTAGATTTACACTAGTACAAAGAAAAATGTTTCGAATGCGAGAACCGTTTGAAAGCGACAAGCTCCAACTGCAGGAGCTCAACCAAAGACTCAGCCAATACCTAATGCGCACAAAACAGTTGGAAGAAGAAAATACCAGCTTGATAAGTGAAATAAATTCAGTCAGAAAAAACAGGTCTGGAGAATGGGAAAACAAACACATGTCCGAGCTACGGGAAATGAGGAGACTGGTGGAGCGGTTATCTTTCGAGAAATGCAGAGCAGAGATGGAGCGCCAGAAGCTGCGCGATGAACTTCAGATGATTCAAGCGATGCGTTCAGAGGAGGCTTCGGCGAGCAAAGGCATCGACACGGAGCTGAAAGCCTGCAACAGGCAGCTCCATGATGCTCTTGAGACCAACAGTGCGTTAGAATATCGCCTCATTGAGCTCGAAAACGAATATAAGTTTTTGGAAGATGGCCACAGAAAGGAAATCGCCCACCTGAGGGACCAGGTGCGCTCCCGAACAGTGCGCGTTGTGACTCAAACGTGTCACGCACCTCCAGCTGTATCGATGGAAGAGGTGCAGGAGTATGCGGCCAACTTCACTGAAAGCTGGCAGGGTACTTTGGACATGTACCGCTTGAGGGTCGAGGAAATCGAAGAGTCTATCAAAGCAGACCAAGCGAGGCTGGAGGACATTCAGAGGGAAAAGAAGGACTTTGCTGCACAGTTCAAGAGGCTGCGTGACGAAATTGAGAAACAAACACAAGTACAGTTGAACCTTGAGGAGCAGCTCATAAACATGCAAGACAATTTCGGAGATGAAATCTGCCGTTATCAGGTGGGTGTCAAAGCCAATCACAAAGtcctctaataataataataatatatatatatttaaaaaacacctTTACTGTCTGGTATCCTTGGAGAAAACGGGTATTACGTAAAGCACGACAATGCTCCCTCTGAGCGCATGCGGCAGCAGCAGCATGGCACATTATACTAATTTACACATTGGTgtcccatattattatttttttacattagaagCACAAATCCTTTGTTTTTGTTGATAACTATTACTTAGATGTTTGATGAAATTAACCTAGCGTAAAAAGTATGTCACACATAAATGTCTGTATCCCCCTCCCCTAAAATGGAAAAATGGCCCACCTTAGAggtaaaaaattatctttatatatatatatatatatatatatatatatatatatatatataaagataattttttaccTCTAGGGTGGGCcatttttccatatatatatatatatatatatatgtgtatatacacacacacacacacatacgtatatatatagagagagagagagatttaatatatttttcgaaaacatttttataaatatgctgaaaatataatactataatataaagTGTTGTTTAGATAGGTCTGAATTGAGAAAACACTCTTGGCCAAGGGGACTTTGAGAATATATCACAACACCACAAAATTCTTCCAAGAGTAAAATAAAAGATTACAAAACAGACATATAGTGGAAACCAAGCAGTCATCAACTTCATGTAAATGAACATTATCCCAACAGCTGTTTTTGAATGGGCCCCTCAGGAGCTGAAGTGAGGAGCACTTCCGCACTGCCAGTATCCATGTTTATCATCTCTAGCTCAATATGCTTTGGAAATATTGAGCATTAATGGTTTACCCCATGATTGCCTCTTTCCAGAGAGAATGTCAAATGAGCAGTTACTGAAGGAAAGTGCAAGCATCAGTAAAGTGTTGTGTCACTGTGGACTAAATTGAATGGGCTGCATGGAGGATGTCAGTCAgtctcaaaatattactgcaactAGCCTATTTGGTGCCAAATATTCAGACTCCAAAAACAGATATGCACCAAACAAGCAGACTAATGTCGCTGCCCTataatgaacatttgctgacagAATTATTCAAGTCAAAAGATTTAAGTGCTATGTAATACTAATGCAGGGCAAATGTAGCTAATATTTAAATTAGGTGAAATTAATGCCACAACTTGAGATCACCAAGAATATGTGATGGAGAAAGTGAAGCCACTGGAGTAAAAGGAGAATTTAAAGGCTTTTATGAACCATTGAATTTAGCTTATTGTATATTTGATTTGTGAATTATGTTGACTTACTGTAAAGACCCTTGTGTTATGACTTGGAGCAATTTGAAGCAGATAACCCTTTGATCATTAAAAACACCTGTcactttatataaataatgttttatcagGGGGGTGATGTTGGAAGAGCTCTCAAACAGGTGCATTACACAAACAGTAGCACCCAAATATATAGTGTGGATCAATATGATGCAAGTGGACACCCttctgaaagagagagatgggatAAAAATAGGTTTCATAGTTTAAATGGTACTACTAAGTGCATTAGTGAAAAGGCATTGTTTGTAACTGAGATTGAAAGGTAAAACCTTTCCAAACCTAACCCAGTTAAATTTATAATTACCACAGACTTTCAAATCACTAATAAGATTccttcagaagaagaaaaaacgctAGCCTTTTATCTTTAAGTATAttgaactttgtgtgtgtgtgtgtgtgtgtgtgtgtgtgtttgtgtgtgtgtgtgtgtgtgtgtgtaaaagagcaAACAGTCTAACTACCTTCTTGTCCTACAGGCTATCATTGATGAACTGGAGTATGAGCGCAGAATGCTGTCTAACACCATCTCAGAGAAGCTGAAGGACCATCAGGATCTTTTACAGGTCAAGATGGGCCTTGCTCTGGAAGTAGCTGCATACAGGTAGAGCTCCTACAAAATTCAATTAAATGCTGCTTCTCCATAAACGACCATGTAGTACCCTCAACACAAGGCTTGAGTACAGTCCATATCAGGACAAATCAGCATTTCTTTTTCTGATAATTCTTACATTCTTTCATTGTCATGTGTCGTtcacaatgaatttttttttttttttacattccaatACTCTGATTTTCTTATGTATTTCTATCTAAACATGCACTAGATGGACAAATTTGACCAGTGTGTTGGGATCTTATGCAGCACCTCATGCATGATATGGTGCTTAAGTTAAAAGATATTCCATTCCACTTTCCATGTCACAAATctgtaaatgaaaaattaaagcaTTCTGTGTGGATGGCCCCTTATTCTGCTATTCTTAACATGTGGGGTATCTAAAACTTTCTCCATGTAGTAATGTGAATATACACATTTCAGTGTAGTCTGTTTAGAGATTTGAGTAGTCAAGTTTGACACCATCCCCAACATTAGCCTCATAGAAGTATTTTTAGTCTCTGCAGCAACAGAGCAACTAATACCTGCCCATTTTGCAAGTTTGTGTACAGCCCCACCCCTCTTTCCCTTTTAGACTGGTTAACTCCTCTGTTTTTATGACCTAATCACTGTACATTTAACACTGAAGCAGATTTATGATTTTTATTCAACTGTAAAGCCACCTGATGCATTAGCTAATGCACATGGAAGATTAGCATGTGGAGTTATTAAATGAAGCCACACAACAATAGATTAAATGTAGCAGATCCACCACTGCTGGttgtatttgtaaaatataatttgtcaACCATCATTTATTCTTAAACAGTCAAATTTTGGTTGGCCCCTTGAAGATGGTCTTTTATATATTAGCAGTAGTTTGGATACTACTGAAACATGATGTAGAAGTGTCTTTCCATTGTCTGTTTAAAACTGCACATTGTGTTCCATAATGAAAACAGACAGGGTCCATTGTGGcagttatttttagtttagtCTTTCAGAGGAATCCCAGGGGACTTTCATAGGGATACTGTCTGTATTTCAACAAAGTCTGCTTCGCTTTGGTTCGCCAatgtatttttcatgtttaagCATTGTCAAGGTTGGTTTAAAGTGCTCAAGGACCCATTTACCCAATTAAACACAATGGTGGATAAGAGTTTGAGAGATAAGAGTGTTGGTGATCTTAACTAGTGATCTTAACTGTGTTTCTGTTTAGGACAAGTTCATGGGCTTGGTAGGTTTTTTTGGTTGCCCTTAATGTTGTTTGAGCTTTTACGTGGTCATGGCAGAGTATGGAGGTTGTCCGCATTCTCAAAAGAGGTGAAAAAGAAGTGCTGAGGTTTTGTTCATGATACTGTATGTTCTGCTTACTGTAATTAGACTGACCTTAAATGTGCCCGTTTAACCTTTGGAATTGTTATGCTCATCAGGGCACTCTTGGAAGAAGAAGGCAGACATGCTCAAACATGGTCTAATCAGCATTCAAGAGAAAGATTAATAGGTATTTATCATCCAGcatgaaataatgtttttaacaactgtgaattacttttattttaattattcaaacattagataattattgaTTTAGCATACTTAGAGAGATATTAGAAAGTAAAATGTTTATCATCCAAATTTTTATCTATCTACTGTACTGTGTGTTGTTTATATCTGTAGATATAAAAATGCTGACCCATCCTTACACTCCAAGAGTGTCCGTCAATTCAGTAAGTCGAtcagaaacaagacaaaaagcCTTCTCGGGATATGATGTTAAATATATGGAACCTATTTCCAGCCTCAGAACCTCATTTACATCAAGTCAGTTTCACTCTCGCGAACCCTCCGGGATCAGTGTATCAAATCGTGCAAACCAAAGTCCTGCTTCAAGAAGGGACATGATTTCCTTCACCAAAGCAGCACAGGTAGCTGCTTCAAGTACCCCAAAACCAGGAGTCTCTGCTGTTGAGATAAAAAGAGAGACAGATCAGAGAATTGTGAGAAAAGAGGTATCACAGCAGTCTTCAAAGGGCTCACTTGATCACCCCCCCTCTAAAATCGAAAGTACAACAAGCTCTACAGCATCAAAAATAGAGAaaccaaagccagtgaaagtgaTATCACCTCCTGCGAACTTGAGTAGGACCATCGCTGAAGAAAGCAGCCAGAAAGATGATGAACTAAAATCAATGGATGTCAAACAAGATGAAGAAAAATCCAGCAGCAATGAAAGAAAGGTAGCAATGAAAGAAGAAAGAAGGGGTGTGAAAGAATCAATAGCTGAAGATGAGAGAGAGTCTGAAAATGTAGGGCATAAAGTGTTTGTAGGT is a window from the Carassius carassius chromosome 13, fCarCar2.1, whole genome shotgun sequence genome containing:
- the LOC132156135 gene encoding synemin-like, with amino-acid sequence MFRMREPFESDKLQLQELNQRLSQYLMRTKQLEEENTSLISEINSVRKNRSGEWENKHMSELREMRRLVERLSFEKCRAEMERQKLRDELQMIQAMRSEEASASKGIDTELKACNRQLHDALETNSALEYRLIELENEYKFLEDGHRKEIAHLRDQVRSRTVRVVTQTCHAPPAVSMEEVQEYAANFTESWQGTLDMYRLRVEEIEESIKADQARLEDIQREKKDFAAQFKRLRDEIEKQTQVQLNLEEQLINMQDNFGDEICRYQAIIDELEYERRMLSNTISEKLKDHQDLLQVKMGLALEVAAYRALLEEEGRHAQTWSNQHSRERLIDIKMLTHPYTPRVSVNSVSRSETRQKAFSGYDVKYMEPISSLRTSFTSSQFHSREPSGISVSNRANQSPASRRDMISFTKAAQVAASSTPKPGVSAVEIKRETDQRIVRKEVSQQSSKGSLDHPPSKIESTTSSTASKIEKPKPVKVISPPANLSRTIAEESSQKDDELKSMDVKQDEEKSSSNERKVAMKEERRGVKESIAEDERESENVGHKVFVGEEKVLDAVSMEEIIQQVMKPAGLDSKVSSSPDSKVTYHVEKTEQEDGTTKTQIVLQSKVEEELDLSEDSALEELLSKGVKKVTLENIKGTPTGAMIENLLRVGLQGESLENRLVNVEIIQEPVESDEEGETEIEETLEIKSEQPNIDPSSMFFQIEELESDPKTMKPCESGSAEASQYGNSGSVQVQEVTRDESLPYFSHGQDSQEYFVFTPEDNMSESEEGRRFMSYSHYGVVDDLSDERYYLEDDFKQPTAEGHSYRDSPEYEHSLLRDNIQDCIIKEEVHVSPTLQQSIVGILREDSLDPEQQLRGALEQIQDNVSGALKEELGFFTKGRETPENVSVDVKKVEQIADNGTMTIVAELNVSQTLEESGLLEGGGDALSEEQIMAALSSSHPKLQQAIGGGAAVGYTMKISQEEIQMEGMPWITGDKEIQEWSSTDEVGKTEKHIKLGPSEKSFTFQMDVNNGSSESASGGTIDVQRGGGATEFPQTQMIDPHLKVCHEKRIATVYLESPKE